The proteins below come from a single Larimichthys crocea isolate SSNF chromosome II, L_crocea_2.0, whole genome shotgun sequence genomic window:
- the cldn15la gene encoding claudin 15-like a — translation MSTAVEATGFIMCIISWLVTGASLVNDYWKISTVSGSVIISQRQFENLWHACAENSAGIAECRDFESLLALPAHVQACRALMIISLLLGLGSMIVALLGLKCIKIGSSTNESKAKLAVVGGILSALSGLCCMIAVSWYAFMVVEDFNNPFLGGVKFELGTGLYLGWGGASLSILGGALLCTACKRASPGGKKGGYYGNPPQKVYTATAKSDPDSARAYV, via the exons ATGTCGACGGCTGTGGAAGCGACCGGGTTCATCATGTGCATAATCAGCTGGCTGGTCACCGGAGCCTCGCTGGTCAACGACTACTGGAAGATTTCCACCGTGTCCGGCAGCGTCATCATCTCCCAGAGGCAGTTTGAAAACTTGTGGCACGCCTGTGCCGAAAACAGCGCCGGCATCGCCGAATGTAGAGACTTTGAATCGCTGCTTGCGCTCCCTG CTCACGTGCAGGCGTGTCGCGCTCTGATGATCATCTCCCTGCTGCTCGGCCTCGGCTCCATGATCGTGGCTCTGCTCGGACTCAAGTGCATCAAGATTGGATCTTCCACCAACGAATCCAAGGCCAAGCTCGCAGTGGTCGGAGGAATCCTGAGCGCCCTCTCTG GTCTGTGCTGCATGATAGCAGTTTCCTGGTATGCCTTCATGGTAGTGGAGGACTTCAACAATCCGTTCCTCGGTGGTGTGAA GTTCGAGCTGGGCACCGGCCTCTACCTGGGCTGGGGTGGAGCCTCTCTGAGTATTCTGGGTGGAGCTTTACTCTGCACCGCCTGTAAGAGAGCGTCACCTGGAGGCAAGAAAGG TGGTTACTATGGAAACCCGCCGCAGAAGGTCTACACAGCTACAGCCAAGTCAGATCCGGATTCAGCCCGAGCTTACGTCTAA